From the Elusimicrobiota bacterium genome, one window contains:
- a CDS encoding ATP-grasp domain-containing protein, whose protein sequence is MNFVFLSPAFPPNYYFFCRSLKAAGLTVLGIGESEFGELRPELRQALAWYYKVGDMHNYGELAGACRFFTERFGTIDRIDSLNEYWLETEARLRTEFGIFGVQNDTISDIRKKSRMKQIFAACGIPHARGRIVNSPAEAHAFAAEVDFPIIVKPDNGMGAEFTYKLGCAAQVDDFFAGKPDREFIAEEFIEGDIITFDGLTDRQGKIIFRTSHAYGEGVMESVLADSHIYYYSAREIPEDLEKAGRKLAAGFRVTERFFHFEFFRKKDGTLCALEVNIRPPGGFTMDMFNYACDIDLYAVWARVMAEGTVELDYRRKYHCCHIGRKYRLNYKYSHEEVMSRFGHMIIHHEELPEVLARAMGDCVYLVRAENLKDIKEAVSVIQELQ, encoded by the coding sequence ATGAATTTTGTTTTTCTGTCCCCGGCCTTCCCGCCTAACTATTATTTTTTCTGCCGGAGTCTTAAGGCCGCGGGGCTTACAGTATTGGGTATCGGCGAGTCGGAGTTCGGTGAACTTCGCCCGGAACTGCGCCAGGCGCTCGCGTGGTACTACAAAGTGGGCGACATGCATAATTACGGCGAACTTGCCGGCGCCTGCCGGTTTTTCACGGAACGATTCGGAACGATAGACAGGATAGATTCCCTCAACGAATACTGGCTGGAAACCGAAGCCCGGCTCCGCACGGAATTCGGCATCTTCGGCGTCCAAAACGACACCATCTCGGACATCCGGAAAAAATCCAGGATGAAGCAGATCTTCGCGGCTTGCGGCATACCCCACGCCAGGGGCAGGATCGTGAACAGTCCGGCCGAGGCGCACGCGTTCGCGGCGGAAGTGGACTTCCCTATTATCGTAAAACCCGACAACGGCATGGGCGCGGAGTTTACCTACAAGCTTGGCTGCGCCGCGCAGGTGGACGATTTTTTTGCCGGCAAACCCGACCGGGAGTTTATCGCGGAAGAATTCATAGAGGGGGATATAATCACTTTTGACGGGCTCACGGACCGGCAGGGGAAAATAATTTTCCGCACTTCGCATGCTTACGGGGAAGGCGTGATGGAATCCGTGCTTGCTGATTCGCACATTTATTATTATTCCGCGCGGGAAATTCCCGAGGACCTGGAAAAAGCGGGCAGAAAACTGGCGGCCGGGTTCAGAGTCACGGAGAGGTTCTTTCATTTTGAGTTTTTCCGGAAAAAAGACGGAACTCTTTGCGCCCTGGAAGTGAATATCCGCCCTCCCGGCGGTTTTACCATGGACATGTTCAATTACGCCTGTGACATTGACCTATACGCGGTATGGGCGCGCGTAATGGCCGAAGGGACGGTGGAGCTTGATTATAGAAGGAAATATCATTGCTGCCATATCGGCCGCAAATACCGGTTGAACTACAAATATTCCCACGAGGAAGTAATGAGCAGGTTCGGCCACATGATAATCCATCACGAAGAACTGCCGGAAGTGCTCGCAAGGGCTATGGGAGACTGCGTCTATCTTGTCAGGGCGGAGAATTTAAAAGATATCAAAGAAGCGGTAAGCGTGATCCAGGAACTGCAATAA
- a CDS encoding DUF799 family lipoprotein, with translation MYHILFIFSAVLAGCAETAPIVRHATPFPSTIALLPLSNQSLDLRAPELLRELLDTYLSAANFNLTDIKEADEKLQGIGISEGGQLDSAAPRKLAELLGADALLYGDIETFNNANIGVYAGRTVKVRLWLVDPKTRTTLWETEKSKANSQIGLSKGAAEEILAKGYANKAVENIMDNPLRPESEDVVRLLVRELGKARRDW, from the coding sequence ATGTACCATATTCTTTTCATCTTTTCTGCGGTTTTGGCCGGCTGCGCCGAAACAGCGCCTATCGTGCGGCATGCGACTCCTTTTCCGTCCACAATAGCTCTGCTGCCGCTCTCTAACCAGTCTCTGGATCTGCGGGCGCCGGAACTTCTTCGCGAGCTTTTGGACACCTATCTCTCCGCGGCCAACTTCAACCTGACCGACATAAAGGAGGCGGATGAGAAGCTTCAGGGCATCGGCATTTCGGAAGGCGGCCAACTGGACTCCGCGGCGCCGCGCAAGCTGGCGGAGCTGCTTGGGGCCGACGCGCTGCTTTACGGCGACATAGAGACCTTCAATAACGCGAACATCGGAGTATATGCCGGGCGCACGGTCAAAGTGAGGCTTTGGCTTGTGGACCCTAAAACCAGAACGACGCTGTGGGAAACCGAGAAGAGTAAAGCCAATTCCCAGATCGGCCTCTCAAAAGGGGCCGCCGAGGAGATCTTGGCGAAGGGTTATGCGAATAAGGCCGTGGAAAATATTATGGACAATCCCTTACGGCCCGAATCTGAAGATGTAGTCCGTCTGCTGGTGCGGGAGCTGGGCAAGGCCCGGCGGGACTGGTAA
- a CDS encoding alpha/beta hydrolase-fold protein, which yields MQVNYHKFFSARLGQNFEFKAYGTAGKPVMVFPTSCGRFFDYAERGMIEAMAEFIERGEIIVFTVDGRDWESWYKPVQDKWIGIRHSQYEDCIIEEVIPFISRTYNTDEKFLATGNSMGAFHAANFFLKFPRCFDCAVCLSGIYTLRSELHGYYDTGIYFNEPLSYMPGLKDENILSKLREGYIVITHGYGAWEIFNDQAKELSRILKDKNIPCWYDPWGERWPHDWETWLAQIKKYMADFKAGVLFKEGTLKLTGPDRRINKIEYKREV from the coding sequence ATGCAGGTTAATTACCATAAATTCTTCAGCGCCAGGCTGGGACAGAATTTTGAATTCAAGGCTTACGGAACCGCCGGCAAGCCCGTGATGGTTTTTCCCACTTCCTGCGGAAGGTTTTTTGATTACGCCGAGCGCGGCATGATAGAGGCGATGGCGGAATTTATTGAAAGGGGCGAGATAATAGTCTTTACCGTGGATGGGCGCGATTGGGAATCGTGGTATAAACCCGTCCAGGACAAATGGATCGGGATAAGACACAGCCAGTACGAAGACTGCATAATAGAGGAAGTCATTCCTTTTATATCCCGAACTTACAACACGGACGAAAAATTCCTGGCGACAGGCAACAGCATGGGGGCTTTTCACGCGGCCAATTTCTTTCTTAAATTCCCGCGCTGCTTTGACTGCGCCGTGTGTCTCAGCGGAATTTATACCCTGAGAAGCGAGCTTCACGGATATTACGACACCGGCATATATTTCAACGAGCCGCTGAGTTATATGCCGGGGCTGAAAGACGAAAATATACTTTCAAAACTCCGTGAAGGCTACATTGTAATAACGCACGGGTACGGGGCGTGGGAGATCTTTAACGACCAGGCAAAAGAATTGTCCAGGATACTTAAAGACAAAAATATCCCCTGCTGGTACGATCCATGGGGAGAGCGGTGGCCTCATGACTGGGAGACCTGGCTCGCCCAGATAAAAAAGTACATGGCCGACTTTAAAGCCGGGGTGCTTTTTAAAGAAGGAACGCTCAAATTAACCGGCCCGGACAGGAGAATTAACAAAATCGAGTATAAGAGAGAAGTTTAA
- a CDS encoding heparan-alpha-glucosaminide N-acetyltransferase domain-containing protein produces MENITTAPQKSRLLSLDAFRGITIAAMIIVNTPGNQEAYKQLDHAEWNGCTMTDLVFPFFLFIVGVSLVFSLSKRLERDGGKGLAPQIFKRTLIIYALGMVLNAIPNYHPSTIRILGVLQRIALCYCAASFIFIKTTLRAQIAIAACALVGYWLVMTQIPVPGYGAGILTKEGSLASWLDRLVLGAHTYRQGVYDPEGILSTIPALVTTMFGIFTGLWLRSARTAGKKTRGLMRAGALMFITGWLWSLSFPLNKALWTSSYVLYTGGLALWLLALCYWLIEIRDIKAWSKPFEIFGINAIAAYMLPIFLLKFLVLYKLNVPGGEPVQLRIFICDHIFGTWLSPLNASAAFAFSYMALWLGFFWLLYRRNIFIKI; encoded by the coding sequence ATGGAAAACATTACGACCGCGCCGCAAAAATCCCGCCTGCTTTCGCTGGACGCGTTCCGCGGCATTACCATAGCCGCCATGATAATCGTCAACACTCCGGGCAACCAGGAAGCCTATAAACAACTGGACCACGCCGAATGGAACGGCTGCACCATGACGGACCTGGTGTTCCCGTTCTTCCTTTTTATAGTGGGCGTCTCGCTTGTGTTCTCCCTTTCAAAACGCCTGGAGCGCGACGGCGGCAAGGGCCTGGCTCCGCAGATATTCAAGCGCACGCTCATTATTTACGCGCTCGGCATGGTCTTGAACGCCATACCCAATTATCACCCCTCCACCATAAGGATACTCGGAGTTCTGCAGAGGATCGCGCTCTGCTACTGCGCGGCTTCGTTCATCTTCATAAAAACCACCCTGCGCGCACAGATAGCCATAGCTGCCTGCGCGCTAGTCGGCTACTGGCTCGTAATGACACAGATCCCAGTGCCCGGCTACGGAGCCGGAATACTCACAAAAGAAGGGAGTCTCGCCTCCTGGCTGGACCGCTTGGTACTGGGTGCCCACACCTACCGTCAGGGCGTCTATGACCCGGAAGGGATACTCAGCACCATCCCGGCTTTAGTCACCACAATGTTCGGGATCTTTACCGGCCTTTGGCTCAGGTCGGCAAGGACCGCCGGGAAAAAAACGCGCGGACTTATGCGCGCCGGCGCTCTAATGTTCATTACAGGGTGGCTGTGGAGCCTGAGCTTTCCGCTCAACAAAGCGCTTTGGACAAGTTCGTATGTGCTTTATACGGGCGGGCTGGCCCTGTGGCTGCTTGCGCTTTGTTACTGGCTCATAGAGATCAGGGACATAAAAGCCTGGTCAAAACCGTTCGAGATATTCGGCATAAACGCGATAGCGGCATATATGCTGCCTATATTCCTGCTTAAATTCCTGGTGCTCTACAAACTGAACGTGCCGGGCGGGGAGCCGGTTCAGCTCAGGATATTTATCTGCGACCATATCTTCGGAACCTGGCTTTCGCCCTTAAACGCCTCGGCCGCGTTCGCTTTCTCGTACATGGCGCTCTGGCTGGGTTTCTTCTGGCTGCTTTACAGGCGCAACATCTTTATAAAAATATAG